In the Panthera leo isolate Ple1 chromosome C2, P.leo_Ple1_pat1.1, whole genome shotgun sequence genome, aatacaatcctatacaatataataaatataaaaatcaaactaCCTAGAGAACAAAAGGAGAGTCtggtgaatggagaaagaaaaacaagggtcAGAGCACTAGGGGTTCCTGGTGAAGTTTAAGAACAGTTGCTGTGGGAACGTTTGGCAAAgcaaactggaagaaaagaagACTTGATGTGGAGTTGGATGATGCTGCTGGAGACTGTGGAGATGGTAACTGGTTTCCCATCCTGGAGAATAATCTCCATAAGAACAAAAGATTCATATGCAGCTCCATGGATCAGAGCTCAGCTAACCCTCAGTACTTTCCCCAGCCTGGTCTCTGGTTCTCAAAACTCTAACCTTCTCACCCACCCCCTGGCTCTCTCATCCTTGAGTAGGACTTGCCTTCATCTTAATGCCCATTAATGGGTCTTTCTCATTCCTTTGCAAAACCAAATGGCTTTTCCTGCTCCCATCAAAGGCCAGTCCCTCCACACATACTATGAAGGAGCCTTACTCTACCAACAATCTCCATGCCCCCTCTTTTGTTTCCAGTCTCATTCTCATGTCCATACCCCTTCCCATTGGCCCTTAATGTACTCTAagttataggggaaaaaaatctagaagtaaAATTGGCAGTCATGTGTTAGGGGGGAAATTTGGAAGTTAAGATGGCGCTTAGCTTTTCAATATGGGTGCTGGGAGGGGCAGTAGCGTTACTTGCTGAGAtagtaaataaaaggaagaacaagTCTTCGTGGGAAAGAAGTCAAGTGGAGATGGTTGGGTTTGACAACATCCAAGTTGATCTGCTGGGCAAATGGGCCCAGGGTTTAATGTCAGGGCTCAAGTAAGGTTTGAAAGTCATCAGTGTGCCcatcatgaaagaagaaaaaattgccCAGGCAGCAAGCTCAGGATAAAACCCCAGAGGATCCCAAGGTTTCACAATTAGCAGAAGAGCAAGGATTCACAATGGAGGCAGAAGAAAAGTTCACACGGTAAATTAGGAAATAGAAGGGTCATGGAAGGCAAGCGAGCagagaatttaaaagtttttttttttaatgtttatttatttttgagagagagagagagagagagcaggggaggggcagagagggagggggacacagaattggaagcaggctccaggctccgagctgtcggcacagagcccgatgtggggctcgaaaccacaaatagtgagatcatgacctgagacaaagtcggatgcttaactgactgagccacccaggcacccctaaagacaGAAGAGAATTTAATGACTGAGTGAGTGAGTAGTCAACAAATTTGACAGACAGCACCATCGATATAAAGACTGGATTGAGCATTCATCTAGCAAAGCAACACAAAGAACACAGGGAAGCTGTTAAAGCGGGTGCTGCTAGTACCTGGCCTATGGCCCCTTGCCTTTACCACTATGTGCACACTGGCTGAAATTCCAGatgcctttctctgcctgtggGCTCTTTCCTGCTACAGCAGCTCACTTTGCCATCTgcttggcaggccagaagtgTCAAGGAATTAACACTATCCTCAAAGCAGTATTAGTTGACCAATGACCGAGGGCCTGGTGTATAAATACCCCAGCTCTTTCACCACTTGGCTGGGAAAACTGAGTGCACGTCCTACATTAACAACTAGGGTTCCCTAGCAGGACTAAGCCCTGGGAGCCCACAGTGAGAACTGGTTTGATAACACACTCTCTATCAGctgcttcctttctgtctcaCTTCCCTGTTCCTCCagcattccctccctccccctcccccaaatgaaCTGCTTGCCGGAGCATTGTTGCTTCTGGAGGAACCTGCACAGGAGAAATTTCATTGAGGTGCTATGGGAAGAATCAGGGCACACTCAGTTGAGGAGTAAATGCAATTTAGAGAAGTAAAGGTGACAAATTTacgatagtttttttttttaatttgcctgagaaaaggagagaccaGACAGGGCCAGAGGCGAACTCAGTCATTATGAGATGACTGAGCATGTTTAAAAGCTAAAGCACTTTCTCTTGAGACCATAGAAAAAGGCTGAAGCTGTTGGGGAAATGCAGCAAGACCCCGGAGGAAACACGAGTTGGGAGAGGAAGATCACGCAGATCACACATGAATGGTGGAAGGAGGGGTTGACCTGATCAGGAAAAAATGCTTCCCCCTCTGGGACTGACAGAAAGGATTTAAAGACAGATGCATATCCTGATAAACATGTTGGGGCTGGTGGAGGCAAACTAGTCTGGAGAGAGGCTGGTGCTCATCCATTCATGGTGGCACCAACCCTTAAGGCTACGGGCTTCTCCTAGCTGTGCTCAGCAGCTGTCTGCCACCGTGGAGCCTTACTCTATCAACAATCAGCTGGAGGCTGGAGTAGCGCACATAGGGCATCAACTTGATCTAGGTGAAGGATTTGTGGGATGAGCGTGGCCAGAGGATGGGCAACAATGGCATTAAGGTTGTTAGAGAGAGTGGTTAACCATGCGCTCTAGACTGGGGACATGGAACCAGGCAGGAGCTGTCCAAATGGAAGAGTACCCACAGCTCATGGGACCAGAGGCCTCTCTGGCTAATCCCGGCCTCCGTGAGAGCCTGCTCTGCTCAGGCACCATGCTATGGGGACTGCCACGATGTGTAGAAGCCTGCTTCTGGACAGGAAGGGATCTATGCCTCAGGTAGAGCAAGACTCAAGAGTTCAGTCATCCAAACTCATAAAAGCAATGATACAATCTGAGAGGCAGGCAGACCAGAGCCCGATCTGAGAGTTACCTTTCCCTAACCCCACTGTTACCTGGGAAATGGTAGATGCATTTCTGATTCTGTTTGGCTGATGAGCCCAAAAATAGATTGCCAGGGTGTAAACACTGGGATGTGATTGAGCATAATATATGCCTGGGTGCGATTTTTCCACAATCACGTAAGGAATAAATTCTTTCTAAGACATGAATACAAAGTCAATGCTTTGGTTGTGTAAACTCAGAGAGGGCTCAGAAAAGGGACCAGAAGGGTTAGTTTGGCCAGTCCtgcacaaagaaagagaaaatggtctGCGGTTTTCCAGAAGTACAAAATGGCAGAATGTACCTCTTGGCATGAGGAAGGACAAAAAGAGGACAAAGTCATGTCGTAGAAGGGTCTGGAATAAACTTGGGTCTGCACACCTGAAAAGCAGGCAGATGCCCCTTATCTAACAGTCTGAACCTCAGCCCCAATACGTGGTTCTGTCAGTGCACACTCTCAGACCCTCAGAGTAATTGCTCTGGGTCAGCGCTCTTTGGAAGTAAGTCCTAGCTTGTCAAGTATGTAAGTATTTAGAATTGGATTGTTGTTTGGCAGTCCCGATAATTCCAAACAAACTCGAAACTATActattatagatagatagatagatacagatatagatagcaTGTAGTCATTCAGTGGGTGTGTTTGTCTTAACCTTTAGAAGCAATGCCCTGTCATGCCTCGGCCAGGACAGTGCGTGATCAATAAAATACCGAACCCTGCTTGCTTCACCTTGAGACTCAAAGCTAAAGCACCCTGTCTCCGAAAGACCAAATTCTGTGGAGAACCTGAGAGCCACTTAGAACCTTTACCCTCTAGCAATACGGTTGTCTTTCTTAGGCTTTGATTTTATCACCTGCTGAAGTGAGacaagagagtgaaaaagcaagctggggaaggagatGAACCAGGCAGGTGGGACCCCTGAATGTGGGCCGGGATAGAGACAGCCGAGCTCAGCGTGGTTCCTGGATCGAAGAACAACATCACTGAGGGAGGGGCCGCTCCGAAATCCCATCCGGGCGGCGGGACCAGGGGCGAACGTCATTTCCTTTGATTGCCCAGAGCTTGGTGCATTGCTGTGCACATGGTCTTGATGAATAAGCTAGAAAATGCACGTGGGAAGAGATCGGTCCTCCAAGCTCCTGGTGTGCGGGGCCCAATGTGGTACAAGAAATTCTGTGAAAGAATGAGTCAAAGGCACACACAGCACTGCTCGAAGATGTGCACTTGGCCCCAGTCACTCACAGGCCACAGTGGCTTTCAGAGAACCGCAGGTCCTCCGCTCCCAAAGCAGAGCCCTGCGGGGCCAAAAGAGGCTTGGCCGAGGAAACATGTGTCAACCCTAAAGGCAAGGGTGACCTGTGAATCCTAAAATCTTGAGGAATTGAGAGTAGGCTAAATTAAGATGGAGATGCCAGGGTTTCCTCCCATCAGATATGAGAATGTTCAGTCGGGCTGCAAGGAATTCTACCAGTCCTAAGTCTTGAATATTCTCTGGTTCTTGAGATCTACCCAAGGGGGTTACTTAGGATCCGAAAGACCTTTGTCaatatcttttttaaactttaaaggtCAGAATTCAGGAGTGGCACCATTTCAGAAGGGAAGTGTGCTtcagaaaatctttttttgagCCCGTCTTTAAGTACAGCTTAGTAGCTCTGCCTAAGAgtgaatttttttcccattaaccttcctcccacccctttgATTTGGGATAGCCAACGAGTGTCAACAGGGGGAATAAACTCGTGGCAAAGCAATGGCTCTAGTGCATCTCCTCAGGGAatctgagaaggaaaaatgaggatCTCAGGAAGGGCTCAAATGGCGTATCCTCAGTGTCGTGGGACCCTATGAACAGAGGCTGCTGGGTCCCCCATCCCAGGGGAGCGACAATGGCTGAGGAGGCAAGGACAGCCTGATACCCACTGAGAACAGTTAACTGAGGGAAGCAAATCACACCAGCCTCTTGAGTTCCGCTGGGTAGAGACAGATGAACTTGGCATTCACGGTCTTCCTCTCCTATCCATGTCCTGCTTGAACTCCCAGCCACCCAAGCAGCCGTCACACAACTCACTACACATGGTGTGGCTTGAAGCCACCCCCGCAGGTGACAGGCCTCGTACCCAATTGGTTTTCTCTACTTCTCACACTTCCTAACCACTCCCATATATCACAACTTACCTGGCCAGGCCCCCTGGACTCAGGCCCCTTGGGGGGGCCCTCATTAAGGACTCGGTAACCCGGCACACAGCTTCCTATTCCAGAGTTAGACACTGGCGGGCTCTTACCTCCTTCACAAACTAACCTCACCCCATCTTGCACCTTTCTAATGCTCTCACTTTTAGTGCCACGCATGTGGCCCCTTCCACATGTCTTTACTGCACATCACAGACAACGTGGGTCACTTATTTATGGATGACGTAGGTCAGCGCTTCTCAAAGGGTGGTCCGCATACCAGCGGAGTCGCTATGCTGGGGTGGAGGTGTTGCTTGTTGGAAAGGCAGATCTCCAGATCTCATGGGTCACCCAAGGAACTGgattctcggggggggggggggggggggcgtctttAATCCGCTCCTCCGTGGATTCTTCTGCATAGTACATCGGTAAACAGCAAGTGACATGCACCCCGAGTAACGGGCTATGCAGAGTAAGGATGAGAATCTCAAACACAATTAGCGCCCGCCATTAACCTACAAAGCAGCTTCATTTCCACATATTAAAAGAACTAAACAATTGGCCTGCCATGCGTGTGGGCAGGGactatatgggaaatctctgtaccctCCACTCCATTTTGCTGTgaccctaaaactgctctaaaaatgaagtctatttaaaaaaaaaaagctgacccTCCTGAgatgagacagacagacacatctctgcctcaccttctctctgcatagcttcctttttattctctacTTACCCTAGCCtaacctcctctgtgaagcccaGATGGGTCGAACCCTGTTCCAGGCTCCCATAGCCCCAGCGTACTTACTGATTATGACAATGTTGAGGTACGTACACCCTACACGGTGACCAACTACTCCCTTGTTTCATCCTGGTGAGTCACAACCTGACTTGCTCACTGCCGtatccccatccccccaccatgATATATGGAACTCTGTGGAATGCATTGTTTGTTGGATGAGTgcacaagtgaatgaatgatgttGTTGCTGAGATTAACAGCAGCTGAAGTGTGTCAGGGGGACGGGTGGACAAACTGGCTGAACCTCTCCTTTTCTACACGTGTGAATCTATCCCTGGAGTCACCCTTCTTGTCTCTGAGGCACAGCGATGGAGGGCCTCATGTACGTGCTCTGTTTCTGGGGTGGCTATTCTGAGTTTATACAGTAATCGGTTGCAGTCCTCTCGGACCAAAGAAGCAACGGCTACTGTCCCCTGAAGGACTACACCCGCAGCTCCATGAGGAAAACAGAAGCCACACTAGGTATTTCAACCATGGGGATTTAATGCAGTGAATTGACAGGGGTTGGGTAAGGCCAACAGAGGGCCATTGAGGTAACCCAGAGGTTAGTAAACACAGGACGCAGCTACTAACCTTAGGGCTGGGGCAACAAAAGGGAAGAGATGGTGTTACCAGAACCTAGAAGCTTTGATGGGGGACCCCCCACGGCTGGTGCCCGGCCCTCTGTGGGGGCTGCTGCGCGGCGGCTGCTTGGACTTCTGAGGGGGGCGCTGCTTGGCTGGTGGTGGTCGGACCTCTGGGCGGGGGCGCGGTTGACGCTCGGACCTCGGAGGGGACCGTGGCTTGGCCGGTGCTCTGACCACCGCGGGGGGTGCCGCTGGCTGTTGCTTGGGCCTCTGAGGGGACGTTGCCCGGCGGCTGGTGCTGAGGGGGCCAAAAGAAGCTGGAGGCTGGAGCCATGGCTCTCCTCTGCTGCTTAAGGGATGCTGACAGGAGCTGGAAACAGGGAGGCAggccctgcccccccctcccaccttccaaTCGCCCTCCGGTACCTTCGGAACCTAACAGGGAGCCGACCGCAGGGCACTGGGGGAAGAGCGGCCCAGACTCGCGGAGCAGAGCAGGACGGGGCGTGGAGCCAGCGCCCAGCCGGATGCTGAGTGGACAGTGCAGCCCACTTACCTGGTCTTCTGGCAGGCACAGCAGATCCagtcctcttctttcttctggtAGAAGCAGCCACTTTTACAGATGCTGTACTTCCGATCCACGATCTCCCGTTTGGAGTTGAGGAAGGTGAATGGCGGGCAGCAATGTATGCTGAAGTGCTCCGAAAACTTCTGGTTCTTGGAGAGTCTGGGGCCCTCCTTAACCGTTTTCTGACTCATCTCACTAGAAGTCATTGATgcgaggagaggtggggagacacGAAACAGCACGTCAGGGGGGAGCTTTCTACTCCAGGAGCCTAGGGCCGGCCATTCCCGCGGTCCAAAATTCACATTCAGCCTTGTCCTACACCCTGAATCTGGAAGCTGTTTCTGGCCCGGCTCTACGGAAAGGGATTCAgggcttattaattttttattggcCTACTTTTCAATCATGTTTTCCGAAAATGGACACTTTTTAACTTACGTGTCAATGACCCGTTTAGGATaggaaaaatattacaaaaccaAACACACTTGTGGAAAAATAATATTCTAGGTTTCAGAAAGacctcttctttaaaataatgataataataataataataggttgGTACTAAAACCGTGGTCACTGttcatacaaaaaaaatactACACGGTCATGAAAAAGAACAGTCGCCATGTTTCCATCTCACGAACACAATGTTGAACCAACAAAAGGCTGAACACAAAGGAATATAAGCTGTATGATTCGATTTACATGAGGCTCAAAAACAGGGAAAGCTTAGTCTATAGTGCTAGAAATCCGAACGTAGCTATGTTTGGAGAAGGTGAGGTCTGGCAAGAAAGGGGCATCAAAGTGCCGGCCGGGGGCAGATGTTCTGGGTCTTGATCTAAGAGGTGATTGCTTGGGTGTGCGTGTATGTACAAATTCAGTGAGCTACACACTTAATTTTTGTGCATCTCACTATTTACTTgggttaaaaagaaagaggagaaggaggaagatggggaggaggaggaaatcaaAGAGAAGTTTGAGTCTTGAAAAAAACCTCCCAAACAGGAGTAAAAAATTGAATCACTACAACACCCTTTTGGACAAATGCAGTAATTGTCCCACCTAACACCACAACACTGTAGCACGCAGGGCATGTAAATGACTATTAATCAATTAAGAGTCAACAAATACACACGGTGACACGCATATATTAGACACTGAGAAAGTCCTTGCTCTCAACAAACCCAAGGTCAAGGTAGACACACAGCTGTGCCCTCCGTAATTACAAACAGTGTGATGGTGATCAGTAGACGTATGTACAAAGGTCGAGGGAAGCACACTGAGAAGGGATGAATTGTTTGAAGACAGAACAGATGATCTGGGTTTTAAggatgaatacattaaaaacaactgCGTTACTCTGAGGGGGTATGTTCATTGTTTCAGGACATTCATGTGGAAGGTGGGTGGGTATCCAAAACACAGCAGCTACAGCCGCCATCTTGAGAGTCCCTCACCTCTGGAAGAAGCACAGCCTTGGGAATGGATGTGATGAGTAGGAACTGAGCAAGAAGCCAGGCCAGGGAAGGCTCCCAGGAGGGGTGAAGGAGTGGGCCTACCTTCACACttcagggagaggggcaagggaagAAGGAACAGCAGAGGCAgccagagaggtgggaggagtAGCAGCCTCTTAGAagagaaatttccaaatttgCAGAGGAGATGGGCAACAGTTCTCAAAGAAACCCTTGGTGCCAACAGGCATTTTTAGAACAATGAGAAACTGAAGTTGATTTTTAGGGTCTGATTCATTGTAAAATCCTTAAAAACGTGCCAAATCCTTACCCAAACCCTATACAATGTGGCAAAAAGTTCAGCTCaggtttgaaaataaagaaacactgcAAGACTAACCTGTAGGAGTCATTTCTTTTCACTCCTGGCACATGGAGACAATGTTATCTGGCTTTTCACAGTCAACCCAGACACCCTCCCCCAATTCCTCCAGCTTTCTGGAATCCTCTTTTCCCAAAAGGGTCAGGTATTCAACACAAACAGCAGAAAATCTAGCACTTGCCCCAAATTTTTAAGAATGACTGGCATGGGGTAAAAGGGGGACTTAAAATCTCTTGTGACTCTGAGTCCCCGCTCTGACTGAACTCTCAATTCCTACCCACCTGACGTGATGCCTTGGCCCACCCCATGCCTGTCCAGACCCGCACCCAGCCATTTCTTCCCCCAGCACATCAAGGGAAATTTCTTAAATTCTCATTCCATGACTTTTCTCACCCTCTGCCTTCCCCAACCATGTCCAGCAGGGGGCAGCCTCACCTCCTGCTACCCTCCGTGTGTGATTCCCTAAAGGAAAAGAGGTTCTCTTCCGTGAAACCTTGACATTCTTCCAGGACAACCAGCTGAAaatctaccccctccccccccaccccccgccttacCTTAGTATAATATTTATAGTCTGTGGAAAGGCTCTGACTACTATTTCTCCTCGTAGTGGAAATGCAGCATTTAGCTAGGGTATGTGATT is a window encoding:
- the LOC122229899 gene encoding myelin-associated oligodendrocyte basic protein; protein product: MSQKTVKEGPRLSKNQKFSEHFSIHCCPPFTFLNSKREIVDRKYSICKSGCFYQKKEEDWICCACQKTSTSRRATSPQRPKQQPAAPPAVVRAPAKPRSPPRSERQPRPRPEVRPPPAKQRPPQKSKQPPRSSPHRGPGTSRGGSPIKASRFW